In Colletotrichum destructivum chromosome 8, complete sequence, the following proteins share a genomic window:
- a CDS encoding Putative nucleolar complex protein, with the protein MGSQKKNLKATKKFEKNHLKGVLDKRKETAKVKQRMQVKAKKQSKNTKDSEFFKKDEAAAKAKANGHQKDAKVSAMSVDDFFQGGFEDIIDKKDKKSAKKLGKRKRDAPAGEEGFDSDSDAGDFSGEDEPVASDSEDGGSDDDENLGMTKEAMDKLAQNDPEFYKFLKENDPEALDFDENADLAEVDELSAGSDHSDDDEQPKKKRKKDAKKKAAPEEEEVLVDNELTREMVAKWKKLIEEKQSLRAARQVVLAFRCAAHLNEDDADDEKTQRYTISSPEVFHDILIVALKQIPEIISHHLPIKESASGKIYVPTDSKKFHTLSIMIKTFTASIIHLLSTLSDDSTLKLTIGSLEPLVPYLMSFRKLLKALIKTVVNYWARPASSETTKITSFLVLRRLVVIGDKGIRETVLKAVYQGLVSSCRATNINTIQGINLMKNSAAELWGIDQTVGYTTAFTFIRQLAIHLRNSIVKKEKDAHKIVYNWQYTHSLDFWSCVLSEHCSSLKEAEAGKESQLKLLIYPLVQVTLGAMRLIPSPTFFPLRFHLIRSILRLSRATNTYIPLASALIEVLESADMRRFPKASSIKPLDFNVAYKAPKSYLRTRVYQDGVGEQVVELFSEYFTIWAKNIAFPEFTLPVLIQLKRWVKQARKISTGNKNNKVISQIVLLVQKLEANAKFIEEKRAKVDFAPKDRAQVDAFLRDFDWEKTPLGAFVVVQRKIREQKAKALEEARKEDEKKRKEEEKDALAANAEDDSEEEYADELMDDEAEEAEEDEDDEEEDDDVEDDDE; encoded by the coding sequence ATGGGTTCCCAGAAGAAAAACCTCaaggcgacgaagaagtTCGAGAAGAACCACCTGAAGGGTGTTCTGGACAAGAGGAAGGAGACGGCAAAGGTCAAGCAGCGCATGcaggtcaaggccaagaagcagtCCAAGAATACCAAGGATTCCGAATTCTTCAAGAAGGATGAGGCCGCTGCCAAGGCAAAGGCCAATGGCCACCAGAAGGACGCCAAGGTCAGCGCCATGAGTGTCGACGACTTCTTCCAGGGCGGCTTTGAGGACATCATcgacaagaaggacaagaagtcggcgaagaagcttGGCAAGCGGAAGCGCGATGCGCCCGCGGGAGAGGAGGGATtcgactcggactcggacgcGGGGGACTTCTCCGGCGAGGATGAGCCCGTCGCCAGCGATAGCGAGGACGGTGGTagcgacgatgacgagaacCTCGGTATGACCAAGGAGGCCATGGACAAGCTCGCCCAGAACGACCCCGAATTCTACAAGTTCCTCAAGGAGAACGATCCGGAAGCCCTTGACTTTGACGAGAACGCCGACCTTGCCGAGGTAGACGAACTCAGCGCCGGCAGCGACcactcggacgacgacgagcaaCCGAAAAAGAAGCGCAAGAAggacgccaagaagaaggccgccccggaggaggaggaagtcctcgtcgacaacgagCTAACGCGCGAGATGGTGGCCAAGTGGAAGAAGCTGATTGAGGAGAAGCAGAGCTTGCGCGCCGCGAGACAGGTTGTTCTGGCCTTCCGCTGTGCGGCTCACctcaacgaggacgacgccgatgatgagaAGACGCAGAGATACACCATCTCCAGCCCCGAGGTCTTCCACGACATCCTGATCGTTGCCCTCAAGCAGATCCCCGAGATTATCTCGCACCACCTTCCCATCAAAGAGTCGGCGTCCGGCAAAATCTACGTGCCTACCGACTCGAAGAAGTTCCACACGCTGTCCATTATGATCAAGACCTTCACCGCCTCTATCATCCACCTTCTCAGCACGCTGTCCGACGACTCGACCCTCAAGCTCACCATCGGTTCACTAGAGCCCTTGGTTCCCTACCTGATGTCTTTTCGGAAGCTCCTCAAGGCCCTCATCAAAACTGTTGTCAACTACTGGGCCAGACCGGCCAGCTCAGAAACCACCAAGATCACGTCCTTCCTTGTCTTGCGGAgactcgtcgtcatcggtgACAAGGGTATCCGCGAGACAGTTCTCAAGGCCGTGTACCAAGGACTCGTCTCTAGCTGCAGAGCAACAAACATCAATACCATCCAGGGCATCAATTTGATGAAGAACTCGGCCGCAGAGCTGTGGGGTATCGACCAAACCGTTGGCTACACCACCGCCTTCACGTTCATCCGCCAACTGGCCATCCACCTGAGAAACAGCATTGtcaagaaggaaaaggacgCCCACAAGATCGTCTACAATTGGCAGTACACCCACTCGCTCGACTTCTGGTCATGCGTGCTTTCCGAGCACTGCAGCTCCttgaaggaggcggaggcgggcaAGGAAAGCCAGCTGAAGCTCCTGATCTACCCGCTGGTGCAAGTCACGCTGGGTGCGATGCGCCTCATTCCCTCGCCCActttcttccccctccgCTTCCACTTGATTCGCTCCATCCTCCGCTTGTCTCGTGCGACCAATACCTATATCCCTCTCGCCTCCGCTCTcatcgaggtcctcgagTCAGCCGACATGAGACGTTTCCCCAAGGCGTCGTCGATCAAACCCCTCGACTTCAACGTTGCGTACAAGGCGCCCAAGTCGTACCTCCGTACGCGTGTCTACcaagacggcgttggcgagcaGGTTGTTGAGCTCTTCAGCGAGTACTTCACCATATGGGCCAAGAACATCGCGTTCCCCGAGTTCACGCTGCCTGTTCTCATCCAGTTGAAGCGCTGGGTCAAGCAGGCGCGCAAAATAAGCACGggcaacaagaacaacaaagTCATCTCGCAGATCGTGCTGCTGGTGCAGAAACTCGAGGCTAACGCCAAATTTATTGAGGAGAAGCGTGCCAAGGTCGACTTTGCGCCCAAGGACCGCGCGCAGGTGGACGCGTTCCTGCGTGACTTTGACTGGGAGAAGACGCCTctcggcgccttcgtcgtcgtgcAGCGCAAGATTAGAGAGCAGAAGGCTaaggcgctcgaggaggcgaggaaggaagacgagaagaaacgaaaggaggaggagaaggatgcGCTCGCCGCGAATGCCGAAGACGACTCTGAGGAGGAGTacgccgacgagctgatggatgacgaggcggaggaggcggaggaagatgaggacgacgaagaagaggacgatgatgtggaagacgatgacgagtAG
- a CDS encoding Putative alpha/Beta hydrolase: protein MAPLAADPRQLVVVLNPARRKVLYTLLHDITGYMRSQLELKDGDQIISSTTNPTSPPIQDRNAPLFVPDAGQGHGGRSSSPSHPDRGGSGVYSAQLRGLRRAALKHFDEWRKDVLEKVKEVASVRDDDKILEARKKRHDEMEKLKHESPGVGEDLINFGYAPKAASTGVGKEVAILQEHYHPIPNRFTTIPAEDRKEVLSCLLVLILSTGSYSAHSRVLALYLTSAFELPLSALITEETEIAKSLVESSTSTEGQKASMSAEAEAAKRRQENQKSRFWKVGLASVAGAAVIGITGGLAAPVVAGAIGGIMGSVGLGGVASFLGVFWMNGALVGTLFGAFGAKMTGEMMDTYAKEVEDFRFLPLKDEWGQDYKRADPDGKQGARLRVTIGINGWLNEESDVTKPWRSLGDESEVFALRYEMKSLLALGRELDSLVSSYAWSFVKVEILKRTVLASLWAALWPAYLIKAASQIDNPFNLARNRSDKAGRVLADALIAKVQGERPVTLVGYSLGARVIYSCLRSLAERQAFGLVDTVVLIGAPVPSNREHWQVLRSVVSGRIVNVYSETDYILGFLYRATSLQLGIAGLQEVKDIERVENLNLSSEVSGHLRYPSLIAKILTRCGFPNVKGGNGAIEKDEDIKITDQEAGSQMGELIQLEAQPDPEAEPQPIKSKQTARFPNELRHPLHPDPPLRKKVPTRNKVSRDDTTSVSQSFDPLGAAGSDPLKLGSLGQSRQKTASSHHEDLLSLSSPPLKKQEPSSPKVADPLNLGSLGQRNDAYFVSAAGCKDEGPQKKPELPPRPTAIHSFQSDGALDPHHRRPELPIRPKTFPVPVQEEDSDSDDESFKGIQLIDNEGPGDSTSSSGPPRADA from the coding sequence ATGGCTCCCCTTGCGGCAGATCCCCGCCAGCTCGTGGTGGTGCTCAACCCTGCCCGCCGCAAAGTGCTATACACCCTTCTGCACGATATCACGGGCTACATGCGCTCCCAGCTTGAGCTCAAAGACGGCGACCAGATTATCTCGTCAACCACCAACCCGACCTCGCCACCGATCCAAGACCGTAACGCCCCGCTCTTCGTCCccgacgccggccagggccaTGGGggacgcagcagcagccccagCCACCCAGATCGCGGGGGCTCTGGCGTGTACAGCGCTCAGCTCCGCGGcttgaggagggcggcgctgAAGCACTTTGACGAGTGGCGAAAGGACGTCCTGGAGAAAGTCAAGGAGGTTGCCTCTGTCAGAGATGACgacaagatcctcgaggcccgGAAGAAGCGGCATGATGAGATGGAGAAACTAAAGCATGAGTCTCCGGGGGTGGGTGAGGATCTGATCAATTTTGGATACGCGCCAAAGGCTGCGTCGACTGGCGTCGGAAAGGAGGTGGCCATTCTGCAAGAGCACTATCATCCGATTCCGAACAGATTCACCACCATCCCGGCGGAGGACCGGAAGGAGGTGCTCAGCTGCCTTTTAGTCCTCATTCTGTCTACCGGGAGTTACTCTGCGCACTCCAGGGTTTTGGCTCTATACCTCACATCCGCGTTTGAGCTTCCCCTTTCGGCCCTCATCACAGAGGAGACGGAGATTGCCAAGTCTCTCGTCGAGTCCTCGACTTCGACCGAGGGCCAGAAGGCTAGCATGTcagccgaggccgaggccgcgaaACGGCGCCAGGAGAACCAGAAGAGCAGATTCTGGAAGGTCGGTCTGGCTTCGGTGGCTGGCGCCGCTGTCATCGGAATCACGGGTGGCCTGGCAGCTCCGGTTGTTGCTGGGGCTatcggcggcatcatggGAAGCGTCGGGCTTGGTGGCGTCGCCAGTTTTTTAGGCGTCTTCTGGATGAACGGCGCTCTCGTTGGCACGCTCTTCGGCGCCTTCGGGGCCAAGATGACGGGCGAAATGATGGACACCTACGCCAAGGAGGTCGAAGATTTCCGCTTTCTCCCACTCAAGGACGAATGGGGCCAAGACTATAAACGAGCCGACCCCGACGGCAAGCAAGGGGCACGGCTTCGTGTGACCATCGGTATCAACGGATGGCTGAATGAGGAGAGTGATGTGACGAAGCCTTGGCGCAGCCTCGGTGACGAGTCCGAGGTCTTTGCTTTGCGCTACGAGATGAAATCCTTGCTCGCCCTCGGTCGAGAGCTGGACAGTCTTGTTTCGTCGTACGCCTGGAGCTTTGTCAAGGTGGAAATCCTCAAGCGAACCGTCCTGGCTTCTCTCTGGGCTGCACTTTGGCCCGCCTATCTCATCAAAGCTGCTTCACAGATCGACAACCCCTTCAACCTAGCCCGTAATCGCTCCGACAAGGCTGGCCGAGTGCTTGCCGATGCTCTCATCGCCAAAGTGCAGGGAGAACGACCCGTCACGCTGGTAGGCTACTCGCTCGGTGCGCGCGTCATCTATTCGTGCCTACGCTCTCTAGCTGAGCGCCAGGCCTTTGGCTTGGTGGACACCGTGgtcctcatcggcgccccTGTACCCTCCAACAGGGAGCACTGGCAGGTTCTACGGTCCGTCGTATCTGGTCGCATCGTGAACGTGTACTCAGAGACGGACTACATTCTCGGGTTCTTGTATCGCGCAACATCCCTCCAGCTGGGAATCGCGGGTCTCCAAGAGGTGAAAGACATCGAAAGAGTCGAGAACCTGAACCTGAGCTCGGAAGTCAGCGGTCATCTCCGCTATCCTAGCCTGATCGCCAAGATCCTGACGCGATGCGGCTTCCCCAACGTCAAGGGCGGCAACGGTgccatcgagaaggacgAAGACATCAAGATTACTGACCAGGAGGCAGGATCGCAGATGGGCGAGCTTATTCAACTGGAGGCCCAGCCGGACCCCGAGGCAGAACCGCAGCCGATCAAGTCCAAGCAGACAGCGAGGTTTCCGAACGAGCTACGTCATCCGCTGCATCCTGACCCGCCCCTGCGGAAGAAGGTGCCAACTCGCAATAAGGTGTCGAGGGATGACACGACTTCGGTCTCGCAGTCTTTTGATCCTTTGGGGGCTGCTGGGAGTGACCCCTTGAAACTAGGCTCTCTGGGCCAGAGCAGGCAGAAGACAGCTTCGTCTCATCACGAGGATCTCCTTAGTCTGAGCTCTCCGCCTCTGAAGAAGCAGGAGCCGAGTAGCCCCAAGGTTGCTGATCCCCTAAACCTGGGCTCCCTTGGCCAGAGGAACGATGCATATTTCGTTTCTGCAGCTGGCTGCAAGGACGAGGGGCCACAGAAGAAGCCGGAactccctcctcgccctaCTGCAATTCATTCATTCCAAagcgacggcgccctcgatCCACACCACCGTCGTCCCGAGTTACCTATTAGACCCAAAACGTTCCCGGTCCCAGTCCAGGAGGAGGATTCTGatagcgacgacgagagtTTTAAGGGGATTCAGTTGATCGATAACGAAGGCCCGGGAGACTCAACGAGTTCTTcggggccgccgagggccgaTGCCTAG